The Paenibacillus polymyxa M1 DNA segment GTAGAACGCATCGTAACGGACAAAATACAGCACTGAAGTCACCAGATATTCACATCTTTGCTTGTTTATTCAGACGTATCTGCGTTACATTAGAGGATCATTAAGGAGGAGCAAGGGAGTATGAGCAGCTCTGCTGTCTCAACGTACAATCACCCCACCACTCCTATGGAGTCATGGGACACAACTCTTTTTAACGATCCCGGTTCACAATATAATTCATTAGATGCTTCAAAAAAGAGATATTGCGGGGCACCTCTTTTAATGCTTCCATGGCAAGACAGTAGTGCCCCCACATCTCTTTACTAGCACCTTCATAGCCAAGGATGGACACGAAATTTGAATTATTGTTATCCGAATCCTGACCCACAGGTTTTCCAAGTAAGTGCGTATCTCCTTCCACATCAAGCAAATCATCTTTGATCTGAAAAGCAATCCCCATATGATAGGCGAATTTCTGCAAAGCAGCAATCTCTGATTCCTCGGTCTGTGCAAGCATGGCTGGCATAACGAGACAAGCCTCGAACGCCACTCCTGTTTTGTAAAAGCACATCATATTCAGCTGCTCCAAGGTCAAAGCCTTTCCTTTGGAATCCAGATCCATCGCCTGACCCATACACATATCCTCTGCCTTACGGGCCGAGTATTGGATCAAGGCAAGCACAGTCTCAGCGTTGAACTGACTCAGTGATGCTTGCTCCCCGATGGCCTTCTGGATCAGATATAGTCCGGTTAATTCCGCAGTAGCGCTATTGTGCACCTGATGTAATGTCTGACGCCCTCTACGGGTAGACGCGTTATCCTGGGAAGGCAAATCATCAAAAATCAGGGAGGCTGTATGCATATATTCCAATGATCTTAGAAGAGGCACGATTGCCAATGCGTCTAAGCCATATTCGTTCACACCCATGACCCAGGTCAATATAGGGCGTATCCTTTTCCCATCCCCCTCAAGACTATAATTGGCAGCATCAATAAGCTGTTCTTTCATGGCCTCGATCCCAGAAGGCTTGGTAATTTTCAATTGGTTGTTAATCTGATCACGGACTGTTTTGACCGTATTCATAAAGTCTTCCTTTTCCCTCGAATCGTTTTTCAGATGGGTAATCATCTGGTCCCGAAGCAGCTTATCGAAGAAATCTACATCCTCTGCTTTGCCCACCATTTTCTGAACGAGACGTTTGAATTCAGGATTCCCGGATGCAAAAATCTCCATTATCTCATTGTACTTTTCTGCACCTACTCGTTCTTTATAACGTTTGAGTCCATTTATTGCACGGTCCAGTATCACCTCACGAGCCGTGGCATCGGAATGATACACGTTATGGATCAAATTAGAAATGACCGCCCAGTATAGTTCGAAGGGATTGATCAAATCCGATCTTTGCTGATGATATTTTAAATAATAGGTATAGGGGGTTACTGCACCGTCTCTCATATCGTCAGCCATATCCGCAAAATCATCAGCAAGCTGGTTATAGATACCATAATAGAATGTTCGTTGCTCAAACCCTTCATCCTCAGGAGCACTAATGACGGAACGGACAATCAAGCGGGAAGAAGCAGATTTTAAAATAACGGGTATATAAAGTTCTTCATTGGTGTAATGAGTTCGCGTTAGATCCTTATCCCGGTCGATATCTTGAGAATGAAAAAAAACATAGGACTGCTCGAAAAAGGTTTGCTGTGTGTCTGGCTGCTGATGTGCCTTAATATACTCAAAAGCATACGAGAGCTCCGAATGGATATAGCGAATGAACTTCATATGATCGCCGGACCAGTCGCCTAGTTCTGGCACAGATCCGGTAAGAAGCGCGGTACGTATCATATGGGAATATTGTTCTTTCTCTTGAACGGTCAACAGCTGAGAATCGAGCAGATCATCAATAAAAGGATAGGTCAGCCCATAGGAATACCCAAGCCTGATGGCTTCATCCAGCCTGCGCGAACGTTCAACAGGTGACACGGCTTCGTCCATTTCTTCCATCACATGCAGAATAACCCCAATGATGATTTTAATCAGTTTCCGCTGGGCATGCTCTGCATCCATTTCCTCAGGAATATGAGAAGATACAGCGTTAAGCTTGTTGATTAGCCAGATTACAGTGGTTTCGATCCCTTCCTTTTGAGACCACCGATACACCCCCGCTAAATTCATAAACTCCGGTTGATCTCTCCTGTTAGCATGGGTGGGTTGAAGCAAATATCTTTTTACGTCAGCAATGACGCGCTGAATCCGGGTCTGTGTGTCGGCAGAATCCAGAGCCTTGCCTAGATCCCTCATGTAAATATAAGAGACACTCCGCTTCAGATAATCATCCAGTTTCCCTGTGTAACTCAGCCATTGAATATATCTGTAGTAATCCCGGGTATCCGGCTTTCTCTTATTCCGCGAAAAGAAGGATAACCATGAAGAAGAATGGATATGATTCCTTTTCCATCTATGGATATCTTCTGTAAGAGAGGTCACATAAGTTTTATCCTTGACCTGATTATAGAGTGATGCAAAATACTGAAGCGCCTTCTGTTCAGCCAGCTGATATCCTGTATCGGCTTGAAATTTTTCATTCATATGATGCATTACCTCAACTTCTCATTTTGTTAAACATGGTTGCATTTCTCCCTGAGGGAACGAATTTGGATCATGTTTTTATCTTTATACGGAATAAAGTCTGTGAAGTTACGAATAGATTATATCCTTCTATATATATGCTACAATTTCAGAGTAGAACGAAAATAATGATAAGGGGGCATAACGTTGAGTATTAGTCTAGTTAAAGGGCAGAAGGTAGACCTAACCAAAAATAATCCACACTTATCCGTGCTGAAAGTAGGGCTTGGATGGGACCCTATGAAGGGTAGAAACATGGATATTGATGCGTCAGCGCTGCTTCTTAATGAGAACGGCAAGCTAACTCAGACGAAAAATCTAGTATATTTCGGAAATAAAAATAGCCCTTGCGGGGCCATCGTACATAGTGGTGACAACTTGACAGGACATGGTGACGGTGATGATGAAGTCATTACCGTATCCCTCCAAAAACTACCACCTGAAGTGCATAGAGTCGTATTTATAGTGAATATATTCCGTTTTTTTAGTTTTGGTAGACGTAAGGATTTCAGTATGGTAAACAATGCTTATATTCGAATATTGGATGCGTCGCAAGATGAAGAGATTCTCCGATACAACTTGACAGAGGACTATAAAGGGATGTGTAGTATCCGTGTAGGTGAAGTATACCGCTATGGAGGGGAGTGGAAATTCGGTGCTATTGGAGAAGGAAGCACCATTACCTCCCTGAATGAGCTTGTCAAAACGTATGAATAAGCATTTTTGATGTTAAGGAAAAACCCACGTCTAACGTGGGTTTTTACGCTAACTCTCCTATAGTCACCTGATACAGCAGAGAACCTTCTCGGAGCAGCAGGCGGTCTTTTCGGAAATCCTGTTCGTGCGGCTGAAGGAACTCTTGCTCGTCATTTAAAAAACGAATGTGTTGTCCTTTGCTCAAGCTACCTGGCTTCACATTCTTTTTCAAGACATATTGGCCATTTTTTCTATACCCGCCGTCGAACAAAAAGTGATACCCATCTGTAGCCACCCCAGAGCAACCGGAAATGCTCGGATTCATAAACGTAATCTTCGTACGATCGCTACCGGAAATGCACCCTAATGAAAAATCTGAATAGTAATAAAACCAGATTTCCTGTTCGCTGACTACGTTCAAAGCATAGCAATCATGAATATCTGCCGCTTGGTTTTCATATATTTTGTGACCCTCTTTATTCCAGGCGACAAGGCCGGAGGACCCCACAGGCTCATTCCAACCATAATTCCCAAATATACCTTCATCAAAATAGCTGGTCCAGATCGTACCTTCCCCTGTAACCTGAACACTCTGGATACCGTCCCCAAGCAGCAGTTCATTCACAGTACGGCCTTCATAATCAATAATTTTACCATTTAAATCATATTGCCCGGATCCATAACAATGACATCGCGCTCCGACGAGCAGTAGATGATGATGTAGAGGCTGTACATAATGATAGTTAAACTGCTGTCCCTCCATATACACTTCTTCAATATGATCGTCTAGAATGAGTATCTTGTAAGTACGTCTCTCTTTAAGAGAGGCAGGCGGGAACATCCCCCGCACTCGTTCTGGGACTTTATCAATTAGCAAAATATACACGCGCCCATCAGGGCCAAATTGGGTTGAAACAATCTCAAACCCTTTAGTATAGTTGGAAATATCGACAAATGAATGAAGCTGTTTATTTAGATGTGACAACGTAGTTCCTCCTCTAAAAGATTAGTAAAGTGAAGTGTTATTTGTACTGGACTTCATTTTGTCATAACGACATGTAACTGAGGAGGGCGGAAGTATGGCGATATGGATAGTAATCCCAAAGGATGAGCCATCGGCAAAAATATAGTCAACAAAAAAAGCTGGGTTCTGCTTCATAAGAAAAGCAACCCAGCTTGATCTTTATAGATGTCCCTCTTAAAGTATCTGGCCCTTGTCGGCCTTCTGCCATAAAGCCTCCGTCAGCTCATCAATAGTCTCCTTCATCGCCAGCTTCTCGAGCCAGTGACTCGGGATACCGCTTTGTCCGTAATAAGCTCCTGCAATTTGCCCATACACCGCCCCGGTCGTATCGGCGTCATCCCCCAGATTTACGGCCAGTAGTGCCCCCTCTTCAAACGAAGTCGAATGGTGAAATGCCCACAGCGCAGCCTCAAGGGAACGAATGACATAGCCGGTTCCCTGTATTTCGGGCGGCTCCTTATCCTTGTAAGATCCCTGAATGATTTCTTCAATGGCTGCCGAATAAGCTGGCTGTTCCTGCCGCCGCCACTTATAGCAGATGTCGGCTGATAACATGGATTCTTTGTCCGCTCCCCGCAG contains these protein-coding regions:
- a CDS encoding polyprenyl synthetase family protein; protein product: MHHMNEKFQADTGYQLAEQKALQYFASLYNQVKDKTYVTSLTEDIHRWKRNHIHSSSWLSFFSRNKRKPDTRDYYRYIQWLSYTGKLDDYLKRSVSYIYMRDLGKALDSADTQTRIQRVIADVKRYLLQPTHANRRDQPEFMNLAGVYRWSQKEGIETTVIWLINKLNAVSSHIPEEMDAEHAQRKLIKIIIGVILHVMEEMDEAVSPVERSRRLDEAIRLGYSYGLTYPFIDDLLDSQLLTVQEKEQYSHMIRTALLTGSVPELGDWSGDHMKFIRYIHSELSYAFEYIKAHQQPDTQQTFFEQSYVFFHSQDIDRDKDLTRTHYTNEELYIPVILKSASSRLIVRSVISAPEDEGFEQRTFYYGIYNQLADDFADMADDMRDGAVTPYTYYLKYHQQRSDLINPFELYWAVISNLIHNVYHSDATAREVILDRAINGLKRYKERVGAEKYNEIMEIFASGNPEFKRLVQKMVGKAEDVDFFDKLLRDQMITHLKNDSREKEDFMNTVKTVRDQINNQLKITKPSGIEAMKEQLIDAANYSLEGDGKRIRPILTWVMGVNEYGLDALAIVPLLRSLEYMHTASLIFDDLPSQDNASTRRGRQTLHQVHNSATAELTGLYLIQKAIGEQASLSQFNAETVLALIQYSARKAEDMCMGQAMDLDSKGKALTLEQLNMMCFYKTGVAFEACLVMPAMLAQTEESEIAALQKFAYHMGIAFQIKDDLLDVEGDTHLLGKPVGQDSDNNNSNFVSILGYEGASKEMWGHYCLAMEALKEVPRNISFLKHLMNYIVNRDR
- a CDS encoding TerD family protein, with the protein product MSISLVKGQKVDLTKNNPHLSVLKVGLGWDPMKGRNMDIDASALLLNENGKLTQTKNLVYFGNKNSPCGAIVHSGDNLTGHGDGDDEVITVSLQKLPPEVHRVVFIVNIFRFFSFGRRKDFSMVNNAYIRILDASQDEEILRYNLTEDYKGMCSIRVGEVYRYGGEWKFGAIGEGSTITSLNELVKTYE